One window of Bacillus alkalicellulosilyticus genomic DNA carries:
- a CDS encoding endolytic transglycosylase MltG yields the protein MTKNGLRGLAAGLFIAACILSYMYFFETASNEEPDQGNHMVELTPSEMIERLEEHGFVVLDQEQYDLLLHPVESHTDQEEPVYEATIVIEPGMTSVDIAQQLERAQIIDDDEAFILFLEEQEVSRSLKAGEFTLHSNMSYQEIVEIIS from the coding sequence ATGACAAAGAACGGATTACGAGGACTTGCAGCAGGATTGTTTATCGCAGCTTGTATTTTAAGCTATATGTATTTCTTTGAGACTGCTTCAAACGAAGAACCTGATCAAGGGAACCACATGGTAGAATTAACACCATCAGAAATGATTGAAAGATTAGAGGAACACGGTTTTGTCGTGTTAGACCAAGAACAATATGACCTTTTATTGCATCCAGTAGAAAGTCACACAGACCAAGAAGAGCCCGTGTATGAAGCTACAATTGTAATTGAACCTGGAATGACTAGTGTTGATATCGCGCAACAATTAGAACGTGCTCAAATTATAGATGATGATGAAGCGTTCATTTTATTCCTAGAAGAACAAGAAGTCTCTCGTTCTTTAAAAGCAGGAGAATTTACCTTGCATAGTAACATGTCTTACCAAGAAATTGTTGAAATTATTTCATAG
- a CDS encoding peptidoglycan D,D-transpeptidase FtsI family protein: MGNNKKKKNHVPTRLNLLFFVVFILFSALILRLGFVQIVQGEEYVKVLERTSNVTARIDAPRGLMYDRFGNIVVDNELELSITYTPGRSTGHDEKLTVARKLERLIEVDEDALSKITFRDKQDYWILLHQEEARALVTPEERRELDGDPKKEYELTLKRITEDMLETFTDEELRVLAIKREMDRGYALAPQRIKQGINEEEAHIVGEHLFELPGVDILRDSSRKYVYGDTFRSLLGRTGSIPREKIDYFLSRGYERSDIVGTSFLELQYEEALRGQKALVESVTSRGTVIGEREQLGQRGNDLVLTIDMELQQSVQEIVDTEVEAGAASFLDKKEAYIVMMNPKTGEILAITGYDGDETGALNKSFAMGSAVKGATMLAGFHEGVVSPGEVIYDRPIQLPASPPKKSHENMGNINDLVALERSSNIYMFYIAMRTAGYNYGSNCCWRDIPGTYMTLRNYYGQFGLGTETGIDLPSVSSGLSGGVGLPGNLLDLSIGQFDTYTTLQLAQYVSTIANDGYRMQPHLVKEIREPSRTKEDLGPVVYQHQPRIMNRIEMADSHIKRVQEGFRRVVTPGYRGTWGSAGFSYEAAAKTGTAQVRVPVERNGNRVLLDGNNQTLVAWAPYDDPEIAVAVVVPHVRTKDAYPISRRIMKESMDTYFQLKNVRNGPLRDGEERVSPTNEDVEE, translated from the coding sequence ATGGGGAACAATAAAAAAAAGAAAAATCATGTACCAACTAGACTCAATTTACTTTTCTTTGTCGTTTTTATACTTTTTTCCGCATTAATTTTACGTCTAGGTTTCGTTCAAATTGTTCAAGGTGAAGAATACGTGAAAGTGCTTGAACGAACGAGTAATGTTACCGCACGAATTGATGCACCAAGAGGATTAATGTATGACCGATTTGGTAATATTGTAGTCGACAATGAATTGGAATTATCAATCACTTATACTCCAGGAAGAAGCACAGGACATGATGAAAAACTAACGGTCGCTCGAAAGCTTGAAAGGTTAATTGAAGTCGATGAAGATGCTCTTTCTAAAATTACTTTTCGTGATAAGCAAGACTATTGGATTTTGTTACATCAGGAAGAAGCTAGAGCATTGGTGACTCCAGAGGAAAGAAGAGAGTTAGATGGAGACCCGAAAAAGGAATATGAGTTAACATTAAAACGAATTACAGAAGACATGCTTGAAACATTTACAGATGAAGAACTTCGTGTTCTTGCAATAAAACGAGAAATGGACAGAGGGTATGCTTTAGCGCCCCAACGGATTAAACAAGGAATTAATGAGGAAGAAGCTCATATTGTAGGGGAGCATCTATTTGAATTACCGGGAGTAGATATCCTACGAGACTCCTCTCGAAAATATGTCTATGGCGATACATTCAGAAGTTTATTAGGAAGAACAGGCTCAATACCAAGAGAGAAAATTGATTACTTTTTATCACGTGGCTATGAACGGTCTGACATTGTCGGCACGAGTTTTCTTGAGCTACAGTACGAAGAAGCTTTACGTGGTCAAAAAGCGCTTGTAGAAAGTGTAACAAGTCGTGGAACTGTCATTGGTGAACGAGAGCAACTTGGTCAACGTGGAAATGATTTAGTCCTTACCATCGACATGGAATTACAACAGAGTGTGCAAGAAATTGTAGATACAGAAGTGGAAGCAGGGGCAGCTTCATTTCTTGATAAAAAAGAAGCGTATATTGTCATGATGAATCCAAAGACAGGTGAAATTCTTGCTATTACTGGATACGATGGCGATGAGACCGGAGCACTAAATAAATCGTTTGCTATGGGGTCAGCTGTCAAAGGTGCGACAATGTTAGCTGGTTTTCATGAAGGTGTCGTTAGTCCAGGAGAGGTTATCTATGATAGACCAATTCAACTTCCTGCCTCTCCTCCAAAAAAATCACATGAAAACATGGGAAATATTAATGATTTAGTCGCTCTTGAGCGCTCTTCAAATATTTACATGTTCTATATTGCAATGCGTACGGCTGGCTATAATTATGGTTCGAATTGCTGTTGGCGAGATATTCCAGGAACGTATATGACATTACGGAATTATTATGGCCAGTTTGGTTTAGGGACAGAAACAGGTATTGATTTGCCTTCTGTTTCTTCAGGCCTTAGTGGTGGAGTTGGCTTACCCGGGAATCTGTTAGATTTATCGATTGGACAGTTTGATACGTATACCACGCTACAACTTGCGCAATACGTATCTACAATTGCTAATGACGGATATCGAATGCAACCTCACTTAGTTAAAGAAATAAGAGAGCCTAGTCGGACAAAAGAAGATTTAGGCCCGGTTGTGTATCAGCACCAACCACGCATTATGAACCGAATTGAGATGGCTGATAGTCATATTAAACGGGTACAAGAAGGATTTCGCCGGGTGGTTACTCCAGGCTATCGTGGAACATGGGGTAGTGCGGGCTTTTCGTATGAGGCGGCCGCAAAAACAGGAACGGCTCAGGTTCGAGTTCCTGTTGAAAGAAATGGAAATCGAGTTCTTCTTGATGGAAACAACCAAACGCTAGTTGCGTGGGCACCGTATGATGACCCTGAGATTGCGGTTGCGGTTGTTGTTCCACATGTAAGAACAAAAGATGCTTATCCTATCTCAAGAAGAATTATGAAAGAGTCAATGGATACGTATTTTCAATTGAAAAATGTAAGAAACGGTCCATTACGAGATGGAGAAGAACGAGTCAGTCCAACGAATGAAGATGTAGAAGAATAA
- a CDS encoding glycosyltransferase family 4 protein: MNQPQSIDYPNKRETKQTVCLLTFEFPPNLYGGLGTHVAQLSKALVEQGMEVHVITYSLTGYREQVVEHGIHIHRLDVENHDDFYLFIANVNREMVEYVIHLSSQLELNVIHGHDWLVGTASMVLKKILKTSLVVTIHALEYGRNGGISTPLQQKIMMVEKKMSYEADRLIVCSEYMKQEVKTILCVESSQIEVIENGVEIKQKSLHSQHLLVFALGRFVGEKGFQTLIKSAAIVKKEVHGVQFVLAGHGPMQSELEKLCQFYDVADCFTIIGFLTDTEKRKWFERSSVVVVPSYYEPFGIVALEAMSHGRPLIGTETGGLSEIIDGYNGIKVPPKDENALATHLITLLQDSNKACELGNQGYEYVKKYNWTTVAQKTLDLYKTI; this comes from the coding sequence ATGAACCAGCCACAATCTATAGATTACCCTAACAAAAGAGAAACAAAACAGACGGTTTGTCTTCTAACGTTTGAGTTTCCTCCTAACTTATATGGTGGATTGGGTACTCATGTTGCTCAATTAAGTAAAGCTTTAGTAGAGCAAGGGATGGAAGTTCATGTAATTACCTATTCTTTAACTGGCTATAGAGAACAGGTTGTTGAACATGGCATCCATATCCATCGTCTTGATGTGGAAAATCATGATGATTTCTATCTGTTTATTGCTAATGTTAATCGGGAAATGGTTGAGTATGTGATTCATCTATCAAGTCAACTAGAGCTCAATGTGATTCATGGGCATGATTGGCTCGTGGGTACTGCATCTATGGTACTCAAAAAAATACTAAAGACATCGCTTGTGGTAACGATACATGCGTTAGAATACGGTAGAAATGGGGGGATTTCTACCCCACTCCAACAAAAGATTATGATGGTTGAAAAAAAAATGAGCTACGAGGCCGACCGTCTTATCGTTTGTAGTGAATATATGAAACAAGAGGTTAAAACCATTCTTTGTGTAGAGAGTAGTCAAATTGAAGTGATTGAAAATGGTGTAGAAATAAAACAAAAATCGCTACATTCACAACATCTATTAGTTTTTGCTTTAGGTCGATTTGTAGGTGAAAAAGGATTTCAAACCTTGATTAAGTCTGCAGCTATTGTAAAAAAAGAAGTCCATGGTGTTCAGTTTGTACTAGCTGGCCATGGGCCAATGCAGTCTGAACTTGAGAAACTATGTCAATTCTATGATGTCGCTGATTGTTTTACTATCATAGGATTCTTAACAGATACTGAAAAAAGGAAATGGTTCGAAAGGTCTTCAGTTGTAGTTGTACCAAGTTATTATGAACCATTTGGTATTGTAGCACTCGAAGCGATGTCACACGGGCGGCCTCTTATTGGAACGGAAACGGGGGGGTTGTCTGAAATCATTGACGGATATAATGGCATAAAAGTACCCCCTAAAGATGAAAATGCGTTAGCGACACATTTAATTACTCTATTACAGGATAGCAATAAAGCGTGTGAACTTGGAAATCAGGGATACGAATATGTGAAAAAGTATAACTGGACTACTGTAGCGCAAAAAACGTTGGATCTGTATAAAACAATATGA